A DNA window from uncultured Methanoregula sp. contains the following coding sequences:
- a CDS encoding nucleotidyltransferase family protein, which yields MTSRDEILDLLRSLKNDLTGRYKVRSIGVFGSFARKEARADSDIDILVDFNEGADLFDLIELSDYLEEKTGRHVDLATPRALRPEIRDGIYRDVVYA from the coding sequence ATGACAAGCCGGGACGAGATTCTCGATCTGCTCAGATCCTTAAAGAATGATCTTACCGGACGGTATAAAGTCCGCAGCATCGGGGTGTTCGGTTCATTTGCCCGGAAAGAAGCAAGGGCTGACAGCGATATAGATATCCTTGTCGATTTTAATGAAGGGGCAGATCTCTTCGATCTCATCGAACTTTCAGACTATCTTGAAGAAAAGACAGGGAGGCATGTGGATCTTGCTACCCCCCGGGCACTCCGGCCGGAGATCCGTGACGGAATTTACCGGGATGTTGTGTACGCATGA
- a CDS encoding DUF86 domain-containing protein produces the protein MGNFTGDISFDQLMADERTKDAILRNLQVIGEASKNLPESLIARHPEVDWSGLAGVRDIVTHRYFRVDWHLLWTSIHEELPPLREQIQNLMKDEQG, from the coding sequence ATCGGGAATTTTACCGGTGATATTTCCTTTGATCAACTGATGGCTGACGAACGGACAAAGGATGCGATTCTCCGTAACCTTCAGGTGATTGGAGAAGCATCAAAAAACCTGCCGGAATCCCTCATTGCCCGACACCCGGAAGTTGACTGGAGCGGGCTTGCCGGGGTCCGGGATATTGTTACGCACCGGTATTTCCGTGTTGACTGGCATCTGCTCTGGACCAGCATTCATGAAGAATTACCCCCGCTCAGGGAACAGATCCAGAACCTGATGAAGGATGAGCAGGGCTAG
- a CDS encoding nucleotidyltransferase family protein → MECEYSLRNMRDTPEILDQLRSMRHELSEQYHVRNIGIFGSYSKKHQTEQSDLDLVVEFDQPIGMMAFVHLKNLIADRLNIRVDLVTPDGLHPLIRDQVMHEVVYV, encoded by the coding sequence ATGGAATGCGAATATTCCCTCAGGAACATGCGGGATACACCTGAAATACTGGACCAGCTGCGAAGCATGAGGCACGAGCTTAGTGAACAGTATCATGTCAGAAATATTGGTATCTTCGGTTCATACTCAAAAAAACACCAGACAGAACAGAGCGATCTTGATCTGGTTGTTGAGTTCGATCAGCCAATCGGTATGATGGCATTCGTGCATTTGAAAAACCTGATCGCGGATCGCCTCAATATCAGGGTCGATCTTGTCACTCCTGACGGTCTTCATCCCCTGATCCGAGACCAGGTTATGCATGAGGTCGTGTATGTCTGA
- a CDS encoding C45 family peptidase — protein sequence MKLIAVLIVLCMLTGPAAALALPNAGSFSRPAVTGLEPVATFEGGQRFAAGDYPVIVLSGSYRQMGRQYGGLMKNELNEEYTFLLDALTRRGYTQQDVRAIGRDATAFFPERVKEIFLGMSETSGLTPDDIAVLYYGGALYLSAAPVPLSCSYLAAWGNYTPDGSVVVSRNWDLDDHVLPFTRWYVLAVYRPTDGSNGVATWGPAGMRPETLMNSKGLFIADDNSGLDDSYNAEDNRPDLIMEFFRFMLDYSDLKGLDAGIRGANANLPWIVDVAGPDTAYVYEKMTNKTRQRNGTGVVAAANHFADPAWNFTAAPPGHSLTRQNNLLRQAGEAKGSIDAQKMMQIRDVCLENGGATFCHSELFGEKYSSNHQVVFLPASRVLWMKTMDKDWQKVELAPLFG from the coding sequence ATGAAACTCATCGCCGTACTTATTGTGCTCTGCATGCTCACCGGTCCCGCTGCTGCACTCGCTCTCCCCAATGCGGGATCCTTCTCCCGGCCGGCGGTCACGGGCCTTGAACCCGTTGCCACGTTCGAAGGCGGGCAGCGGTTTGCTGCAGGCGATTACCCGGTCATCGTCCTCTCCGGTTCCTACCGGCAGATGGGCCGGCAGTACGGCGGCCTGATGAAAAACGAGCTGAACGAGGAGTACACGTTCCTGCTCGACGCTCTCACCCGGCGGGGATATACGCAGCAGGATGTGCGGGCGATCGGACGGGATGCAACGGCATTTTTTCCCGAGCGCGTAAAAGAGATCTTTCTGGGCATGTCCGAGACCTCGGGTCTCACGCCCGATGATATCGCAGTCCTCTATTACGGAGGAGCACTCTACCTCAGTGCAGCTCCCGTCCCGCTCTCCTGCTCGTACCTTGCTGCATGGGGGAACTACACACCGGACGGCTCCGTTGTGGTCTCCCGCAACTGGGACTTAGACGATCATGTATTGCCGTTCACCAGGTGGTACGTCCTTGCCGTGTACCGCCCGACCGATGGCAGCAACGGCGTTGCAACCTGGGGGCCAGCGGGGATGCGGCCCGAGACCCTCATGAACAGCAAAGGGCTTTTCATAGCGGATGACAACTCGGGTCTTGACGACAGCTATAATGCGGAAGATAACCGCCCCGACCTCATCATGGAATTCTTCCGGTTCATGCTCGATTATTCGGACCTGAAAGGACTTGACGCCGGGATCCGGGGGGCAAACGCGAATCTTCCCTGGATCGTGGATGTTGCAGGACCGGACACCGCATATGTGTACGAGAAGATGACCAACAAAACCCGGCAGAGAAATGGCACCGGGGTTGTTGCAGCAGCCAACCATTTCGCCGACCCGGCCTGGAATTTTACCGCAGCTCCCCCCGGGCACTCGCTCACCCGGCAGAATAATCTCCTCCGGCAGGCAGGCGAGGCCAAAGGATCGATCGATGCACAGAAGATGATGCAGATCCGCGATGTCTGCCTGGAGAACGGCGGGGCAACGTTCTGCCATTCGGAACTCTTTGGCGAGAAATATTCCTCCAACCACCAGGTCGTTTTCCTGCCGGCGTCACGGGTGCTCTGGATGAAGACCATGGACAAGGACTGGCAGAAAGTCGAGCTGGCTCCCCTGTTCGGCTGA
- a CDS encoding CPBP family intramembrane glutamic endopeptidase: protein MTKELPDRRTVKKELIVFLALTFGATYLLELAGIAMYGSGILANKLVLVPMYIPAVAAILCMVYFKSAALTREAKIFLASFLIASAVSLVEGLYQPLLGTIGPMPLCTVVVSVATFLVVVIQNLNKPWRVNLSPARLSVGKNYRYYLCLSVIFAALFILGLLISYYAGLALPAQEFNPGMFLTFMGIYLLTFFVAWPKYFGEEYGWRFYLQDRMFALFGGYKGVILVGLIWGLWHLPLSLVGMNFPANLVAGNLVYLVYAIVVGITFSYAVLKTSSIWAAVLLHAITDSLVMVGYPYLANGQILVAFLPLLVLLGVLAAILLRSKIWIEECPKTATP, encoded by the coding sequence ATGACAAAAGAACTGCCGGACCGGAGAACGGTGAAAAAGGAACTGATCGTGTTCCTGGCTCTCACCTTTGGAGCAACGTATCTTCTTGAACTTGCCGGCATCGCGATGTACGGATCAGGGATACTGGCCAACAAACTGGTACTCGTCCCGATGTACATCCCCGCGGTAGCAGCCATCCTCTGCATGGTGTACTTCAAATCCGCAGCCCTGACCCGGGAGGCGAAGATCTTCCTTGCATCATTCCTGATTGCATCGGCAGTTTCCCTGGTTGAGGGATTGTACCAGCCCCTCCTCGGGACGATCGGGCCCATGCCCCTCTGCACCGTGGTTGTTTCGGTTGCCACGTTCCTGGTGGTGGTTATCCAGAACCTGAACAAACCCTGGCGGGTGAACCTTTCCCCTGCCCGGTTATCCGTTGGGAAAAATTACCGGTACTATCTGTGTCTCTCGGTGATCTTCGCGGCCCTCTTCATCCTGGGGCTGCTCATCAGTTATTATGCCGGCCTCGCTCTCCCGGCCCAGGAATTCAATCCGGGAATGTTTCTGACGTTCATGGGGATCTACCTCCTGACTTTCTTTGTGGCCTGGCCGAAGTACTTCGGGGAGGAGTACGGCTGGCGGTTTTATCTCCAGGACCGCATGTTCGCACTCTTCGGCGGGTACAAGGGAGTGATCCTCGTGGGTCTTATCTGGGGATTATGGCACCTGCCGCTCAGCCTTGTTGGGATGAATTTTCCCGCAAATCTTGTGGCGGGGAACCTGGTCTATCTCGTGTACGCGATAGTGGTCGGCATCACCTTCAGCTACGCGGTCCTGAAGACCTCAAGTATCTGGGCAGCTGTCCTGCTCCACGCGATCACCGACTCCCTCGTGATGGTGGGCTATCCCTATCTTGCAAACGGGCAGATCCTTGTGGCATTCCTGCCGCTCCTGGTGCTCCTGGGAGTGCTTGCTGCAATACTCCTGCGGTCGAAGATCTGGATCGAGGAGTGCCCCAAAACGGCAACCCCGTAA
- a CDS encoding 3'-5' exonuclease: MVLLFLDTETTGLPRYSAADPTDKWPRVVQLAWALYDNDGNCECLNSFIIYPTDFSIPSDSARIHGITTERAKAEGVSLHKVLPQFNYDVERATTVIAHNLAFDLPIVHTEFTRCRLATNLLEKEQFCTMKPREIVAWCKIPKASGNGYKWPKLNELHLQLFGTEFEGSHDAGADVKACARCYFELRKRGIIG, from the coding sequence ATGGTGCTTCTCTTTCTCGACACCGAGACCACCGGCCTCCCGCGGTACTCCGCAGCAGATCCCACGGATAAATGGCCCCGGGTGGTCCAGCTGGCCTGGGCATTATACGACAACGACGGCAACTGCGAATGCTTGAACAGTTTCATCATTTACCCGACGGACTTCTCCATTCCTTCGGACTCTGCCAGGATTCACGGGATCACGACCGAGCGGGCGAAAGCGGAAGGGGTGTCACTCCACAAAGTGCTCCCGCAGTTCAATTATGATGTCGAGAGGGCGACAACCGTCATTGCCCATAACCTGGCTTTCGACCTGCCGATCGTCCATACTGAATTCACCCGGTGCCGGCTTGCAACAAACCTCCTGGAGAAAGAACAGTTCTGCACGATGAAACCCCGGGAGATTGTTGCGTGGTGCAAAATTCCCAAGGCCTCCGGGAACGGGTACAAATGGCCGAAGCTGAACGAACTGCATCTGCAGTTGTTCGGGACAGAGTTTGAAGGCAGCCATGATGCCGGTGCCGATGTGAAAGCCTGCGCCCGGTGTTATTTTGAGCTGAGGAAGAGGGGGATTATCGGGTAG
- a CDS encoding PD-(D/E)XK nuclease family protein: MAELDPFFFSINTWSFTKHRVWNRCQRQYYFEYIAQYVRTAPVVPPEKIRWLKNFTSKFVVQGSLIHDIIDQQIQIHCENRPMDLTEAMNAFSKKVSRYKDVGGETFTEYHNGEKIPPSFFSAIDENGKTCLQTFFGKWPGYQTRECLRHEQFDHFRIGDVGVTVKVDFVGKMPDGTLVLTDWKTGRDDDEYESELQMAAYVLWAMQYYRLRSEDISTELVFLKTGRSKPYAFFWEQLVDIQEMIPREYAAMNASYEYGDFPANPSQRECLSCRFAEVCPDTAVVKI; this comes from the coding sequence ATGGCAGAGCTGGACCCATTCTTCTTCTCCATCAATACCTGGTCCTTCACCAAACACCGGGTCTGGAACCGGTGCCAGCGCCAGTATTATTTCGAGTACATTGCCCAATACGTGAGAACCGCACCCGTTGTCCCCCCCGAAAAGATCCGGTGGCTCAAGAATTTCACCTCAAAATTCGTTGTCCAGGGCTCTCTCATCCACGATATCATCGACCAGCAGATCCAGATTCACTGCGAGAACCGGCCAATGGATCTCACGGAGGCGATGAACGCATTTTCCAAAAAAGTTTCCCGGTACAAAGATGTTGGCGGCGAGACCTTCACCGAATACCACAACGGCGAGAAGATCCCCCCGTCGTTCTTCTCCGCAATCGATGAGAACGGGAAGACCTGCCTCCAGACCTTCTTCGGGAAGTGGCCGGGCTACCAGACACGCGAATGCCTGCGGCACGAGCAGTTCGATCATTTCCGGATCGGGGATGTGGGGGTAACGGTCAAGGTGGATTTTGTCGGGAAGATGCCGGACGGAACACTCGTTCTCACGGACTGGAAGACCGGCCGGGACGATGACGAGTACGAATCGGAACTCCAGATGGCTGCCTACGTTCTCTGGGCAATGCAGTATTACCGGTTGAGATCTGAAGATATCAGTACCGAACTTGTTTTTTTGAAGACCGGAAGATCAAAGCCCTATGCATTTTTCTGGGAACAGCTGGTTGATATCCAGGAGATGATTCCCCGGGAGTATGCGGCTATGAATGCTTCGTACGAATACGGGGATTTCCCGGCAAACCCGTCGCAGCGGGAATGTCTGAGCTGCAGGTTTGCGGAGGTTTGTCCGGACACCGCGGTCGTGAAAATTTAA
- a CDS encoding TMEM175 family protein, producing the protein MEDDDWTENKMHLTKGRLEGLSDGIFAFAMTFLVISLIPGDLNSATVFGPETIETLLSAFTRWILGFVILGAFWLDHHIQYQPIQRIDGIFVWLNLTMLMFVSLLPFSVSFAGHYGQPMLGRIIFYANILAIGLCMSLQWMYATAGHRLVDPNLKRTYIQKISCSISTIPVVSVFALLFALAGFWWGGVFFLTLPFLRVGIARMSRGWVDTDS; encoded by the coding sequence ATGGAAGACGATGACTGGACCGAGAATAAGATGCACCTCACCAAGGGGCGGCTTGAAGGACTTTCGGATGGCATCTTTGCCTTTGCAATGACGTTCCTTGTCATCAGTCTGATTCCGGGTGATCTGAATTCGGCCACGGTATTCGGACCGGAAACCATCGAGACATTGCTATCTGCCTTCACCCGGTGGATTCTGGGTTTTGTGATCCTGGGGGCATTCTGGCTGGATCATCATATCCAGTATCAGCCAATCCAGAGAATTGACGGAATCTTTGTCTGGCTCAACCTTACCATGCTGATGTTCGTTTCCCTGTTACCGTTCTCGGTCTCTTTTGCCGGGCATTACGGGCAGCCAATGCTGGGAAGGATAATCTTCTATGCAAATATCCTTGCCATCGGCCTGTGCATGTCCCTGCAGTGGATGTATGCAACCGCCGGCCACCGTCTTGTAGATCCCAATCTGAAGAGAACATATATACAAAAAATCAGCTGCAGCATCAGTACAATCCCGGTTGTGTCTGTTTTCGCCCTCCTGTTTGCGCTCGCCGGGTTCTGGTGGGGCGGGGTTTTTTTCTTAACCCTGCCATTCCTCAGGGTGGGAATTGCCCGGATGAGCCGGGGATGGGTGGATACCGATAGCTGA
- a CDS encoding carboxylesterase family protein → MQNSGRNGYILVICLVIAGCVLFAGCTQKAPDTTVVKTDAGYVSGINQDGIRVYHGIPFAAPPTGDLRWRPPAPVQPWEGVKQAKEYSAICPEAVKATPSPGSQPQNMSEDCLYLNVWTPAKNASEKLPVMVFFYGGGFTGVAGSMPAYNGTTLAEKGVIVVTPNYRLGALGFLAHPQLDNESPYHASGNYGILDQQAALKWVQNNIAAFGGDPSRVTIFGQSAGAESNYVHLVSPLSQGLYRQVIVESGPFWAHGTIINATHSKEYAESFGTQYAQSLGYSGPDAIARMRTLSPETLINATPSSPSSFWSTHTVMFEPNVDGWVLPDTLDNLFLNHKENPVPLMVGNNAGDGTTLAANANMSVPEYISFLKSRFGNNADTVFKKYPANSTAEVQLRLAQMMTDNDFVDSVKFAAGSMSDMSPDTYVYRYSYIIPGQPVEMGAFHGSETILLFGIPGLKPDPAVADNVVDLWTRFAKTGNPNGGMNITWPNYTRQKGQYLEINITPSVRGP, encoded by the coding sequence ATGCAGAACAGTGGACGTAACGGGTACATTCTGGTTATCTGCCTGGTAATTGCAGGATGTGTATTGTTTGCAGGATGTACGCAGAAGGCGCCGGATACCACGGTCGTAAAGACCGATGCCGGGTACGTATCGGGAATAAACCAGGACGGTATCCGGGTATACCACGGGATCCCGTTTGCCGCTCCCCCGACAGGGGACCTGCGGTGGAGACCACCGGCACCGGTTCAGCCATGGGAAGGGGTAAAGCAGGCAAAAGAGTATTCGGCAATCTGTCCGGAAGCCGTAAAAGCAACTCCCTCCCCGGGATCGCAGCCCCAAAACATGAGCGAGGACTGCCTGTACCTCAATGTCTGGACCCCGGCAAAGAATGCCAGCGAGAAGCTGCCGGTCATGGTCTTCTTCTATGGCGGGGGATTCACGGGCGTTGCCGGCTCCATGCCTGCCTATAACGGGACAACCCTTGCAGAGAAAGGAGTCATCGTTGTTACACCGAACTACCGGCTCGGCGCCCTCGGGTTCCTGGCCCATCCGCAGCTGGACAACGAGTCCCCGTACCATGCCTCGGGCAATTACGGGATCCTCGACCAGCAGGCTGCCCTGAAGTGGGTACAGAACAACATTGCCGCATTCGGCGGCGACCCGTCAAGGGTGACCATCTTCGGCCAGTCGGCCGGGGCCGAGAGCAACTACGTCCATCTTGTCTCGCCCTTAAGCCAGGGGCTGTACCGGCAGGTCATTGTCGAGAGTGGTCCCTTCTGGGCGCACGGGACGATCATCAACGCCACCCATTCAAAGGAATATGCAGAATCGTTCGGGACACAGTATGCACAAAGCCTCGGGTACTCTGGCCCGGATGCCATTGCCCGGATGAGGACCCTCAGTCCTGAGACGCTGATCAATGCAACCCCCTCGTCCCCGTCCTCGTTCTGGAGCACCCATACCGTGATGTTCGAACCAAACGTGGACGGCTGGGTCCTGCCCGATACCCTTGACAACCTGTTCCTCAACCATAAGGAGAACCCGGTGCCGCTGATGGTAGGGAACAATGCGGGTGACGGGACAACGCTTGCGGCAAATGCCAACATGAGCGTTCCCGAGTACATATCTTTCCTGAAGAGCCGGTTCGGGAACAATGCGGACACGGTCTTTAAAAAATACCCGGCCAATTCCACTGCCGAAGTCCAGCTCCGGCTTGCGCAGATGATGACGGACAATGATTTTGTTGATTCGGTGAAGTTTGCTGCAGGCTCGATGAGCGACATGAGCCCGGATACGTACGTGTACCGGTACTCCTACATCATTCCCGGGCAGCCGGTGGAGATGGGAGCGTTCCATGGCAGCGAGACCATCCTGTTGTTCGGGATTCCCGGCCTGAAGCCTGACCCGGCCGTTGCCGATAATGTCGTGGATCTCTGGACCCGGTTTGCCAAGACCGGCAACCCGAACGGCGGGATGAACATTACCTGGCCGAACTACACCCGACAGAAGGGGCAGTATCTCGAAATCAATATCACCCCTTCCGTAAGGGGACCATAA
- a CDS encoding cation:proton antiporter, which produces MDVQNLDLILTLTGGFAAALVFGYLTHRIGLSPIVGYLLAGIVVSPHTPGFVANTDLAQQLAEIGVVLLMFGVGLQFHFREFWAVKRIALPGALIQILVTAALGAVVMHALGWDWRAGIVFGLAISVASTVVLTRILSDNNQIHTQTGHIALGWLVMEDLFTVFILVLLPVLLGPNVAGPAGIIAAIGFTVIKILILILFTFTIGVWVIPRILSKIADTNSRELFTLAILAIALTIAVGSSFMFDVSMALGAFLAGMIVGQSEFSLRAATEALPLRDAFAVLFFVSVGMLFDWSSLILTPVLVIAAVLIILLGKPLVAFIIVVLMRYPFRVALSVALVLAQIGEFSFILATVGANMAILPANAQNILVAAAIITITINPLLFRAGGRIESWMDRHAPGLVNRINARAFSLPDEGEEEILQPGQSQAIVVGYGPVGQTVTRLLQENNIIVTVVELNVQTVKDLHAKGLRAKYGDASRIDTLEAAGVATADVLVISASDFHEGFEVFQQVREKNPQIRIIARSIYLSEQKQMLGAGADVVFSAEGEVALSMTELILKQFGATPDQIDRERSRVHETLLATPAPKKEEPFRFRLPDWLASRARRK; this is translated from the coding sequence ATGGACGTGCAGAATCTCGACCTCATTCTGACGCTGACCGGCGGATTTGCGGCAGCGCTGGTCTTCGGTTACCTCACTCATCGGATCGGTCTTTCCCCCATTGTCGGGTACCTGCTGGCCGGGATTGTCGTGAGCCCGCATACCCCGGGGTTTGTTGCAAACACTGACCTTGCCCAGCAGCTCGCAGAGATTGGAGTCGTCCTTCTGATGTTCGGGGTCGGCCTGCAGTTCCATTTCCGGGAATTCTGGGCAGTCAAGAGAATCGCCCTCCCCGGGGCGCTGATCCAGATCCTGGTGACGGCAGCCCTCGGCGCCGTGGTGATGCATGCGCTTGGCTGGGACTGGCGGGCGGGGATCGTCTTTGGCCTTGCGATCTCGGTTGCAAGCACGGTTGTCCTGACCCGGATCCTCTCGGACAACAACCAGATCCATACCCAGACCGGGCACATCGCCCTGGGCTGGCTCGTGATGGAAGATCTCTTCACGGTCTTCATCCTCGTGCTGCTCCCGGTCCTTCTCGGCCCGAATGTGGCCGGGCCGGCCGGCATCATCGCAGCCATCGGGTTCACGGTCATCAAGATCCTAATTTTGATACTCTTCACGTTTACCATCGGCGTCTGGGTGATCCCAAGGATCCTCTCAAAGATCGCCGATACCAATTCCCGGGAACTCTTCACCCTTGCGATCCTGGCAATCGCCCTGACAATCGCGGTCGGGTCCTCCTTCATGTTCGATGTCTCGATGGCGCTCGGCGCGTTCCTGGCCGGCATGATCGTAGGCCAGTCGGAGTTCAGCCTGCGGGCGGCAACGGAAGCGCTTCCCCTGCGGGATGCCTTTGCCGTGCTCTTCTTCGTATCGGTCGGGATGCTCTTTGACTGGAGCAGCCTGATCCTCACCCCGGTCCTCGTGATCGCCGCGGTTTTAATCATCCTTCTTGGAAAACCGCTGGTGGCATTCATCATCGTTGTCCTGATGCGGTACCCGTTCCGGGTTGCACTCTCGGTAGCGCTCGTGCTTGCCCAGATCGGTGAATTCTCGTTCATCCTTGCAACCGTGGGGGCGAACATGGCGATCCTCCCGGCAAATGCGCAGAACATTCTCGTGGCAGCGGCGATCATAACGATCACCATAAACCCGCTCCTGTTCCGGGCCGGTGGCAGGATAGAATCCTGGATGGACCGGCATGCCCCGGGCCTGGTGAACCGGATCAATGCCCGGGCCTTTTCCCTGCCGGATGAAGGGGAAGAGGAGATCCTCCAGCCCGGGCAGTCCCAGGCCATTGTCGTGGGATACGGCCCGGTCGGCCAAACCGTAACCCGGCTGCTCCAGGAGAACAACATCATCGTAACGGTTGTTGAACTGAATGTGCAGACCGTGAAAGATCTCCATGCAAAGGGATTGAGAGCAAAATACGGGGACGCCTCCCGTATCGATACGCTCGAGGCAGCCGGTGTGGCAACAGCCGACGTGCTCGTCATCAGCGCTTCGGATTTCCACGAGGGGTTCGAGGTCTTCCAGCAGGTCCGGGAAAAGAACCCGCAGATCCGGATCATTGCCCGGTCCATCTATCTCTCCGAACAGAAACAGATGCTCGGCGCAGGAGCCGATGTTGTGTTCTCTGCCGAGGGCGAAGTGGCACTCTCGATGACCGAACTGATCTTAAAACAGTTCGGGGCAACTCCCGACCAGATAGACCGGGAACGCAGCCGCGTGCACGAGACGCTTCTTGCGACCCCGGCACCGAAAAAAGAAGAGCCGTTCCGGTTCCGGCTGCCGGACTGGCTTGCGAGCCGGGCCCGCAGGAAATGA
- a CDS encoding GAF domain-containing protein: MSLPQTGSLTDTEQLIVSYLDSNPPEEGMLDKIAMGTGKSRATVLKYLGTLHAKGILGYRIIGRNKLWMVKQSPVQADRAHEPEPLNETLALASKAFEVHAALLHRAELETLLDTPENIIFSILEDSTIVFRNRLAESLFPGVTTFRELLRPEEAAYLQMKLKSGKTGSPVPLELSLRGQTGILRRYLVTFVFPGPGDLAGCIAVVGEDLAGRKRSKRDLASLLYIIRAAGTTRTEGDLLRVAMKGIREKLVPFCFGAVFLEEMRIAYTDRPVSDSELPQIAPLISRCRDSLATVAIGKNDPAFPVLATIAGEEGISGAIAVPVIEGEEASGVILLLTGTEISATDIGNVEIVADEIASILKMQRLDRERNEYINTLLALNRLSGILNEERDEEALLSQAIESVMDSLGFEMGCVYLKDEKDDMIPRVQKNMPENLRKMCVSGIFDTLFERAFAEKTVLYLTPDLPEYAGLDPAIRKSSVRTLIIIPIRIGDSVEGLLNMGSRAEKQYLPVSLENIASLGLQLGTALERSRLARALESRKGKKIPGSR; the protein is encoded by the coding sequence ATGTCGTTGCCGCAGACCGGATCCCTGACCGATACCGAACAGCTGATAGTCTCCTATCTCGATTCAAACCCTCCCGAGGAGGGGATGCTCGACAAGATAGCCATGGGAACCGGCAAAAGCCGGGCAACGGTACTCAAATATCTCGGGACCCTCCATGCAAAAGGGATCCTCGGTTACCGGATCATCGGCAGGAACAAGCTCTGGATGGTGAAGCAGTCCCCGGTACAGGCTGATCGGGCTCATGAACCGGAGCCGTTGAACGAGACCCTTGCGCTTGCATCAAAGGCGTTTGAGGTGCATGCCGCCCTGCTGCACCGGGCCGAACTCGAAACCCTGCTCGATACTCCCGAGAACATCATCTTTTCCATCCTTGAAGACTCGACAATTGTTTTCCGGAACCGCCTTGCCGAATCGCTCTTCCCCGGGGTCACAACCTTCCGGGAACTCCTGCGTCCCGAAGAGGCTGCATACCTGCAGATGAAACTGAAGTCAGGAAAAACCGGATCTCCCGTCCCGCTTGAGCTCAGCCTCCGGGGGCAGACCGGCATCCTGCGCAGGTACCTGGTCACCTTCGTCTTTCCGGGGCCGGGGGATCTGGCCGGGTGTATCGCGGTTGTCGGGGAAGACCTTGCAGGCCGGAAACGCTCGAAACGCGATCTCGCCTCGCTCCTGTACATCATACGGGCGGCAGGAACAACCCGGACCGAAGGGGATCTTCTCCGGGTGGCGATGAAGGGCATCCGGGAAAAACTGGTACCATTTTGTTTCGGTGCTGTTTTTCTTGAAGAGATGAGGATTGCCTATACCGACCGGCCGGTTTCGGATTCGGAACTGCCGCAGATTGCCCCACTCATCAGCCGCTGCCGGGATTCCCTTGCAACGGTAGCAATCGGGAAGAACGACCCGGCCTTTCCCGTTCTTGCAACCATTGCAGGGGAAGAGGGAATTTCCGGTGCGATTGCCGTCCCGGTCATTGAAGGGGAAGAGGCCTCCGGCGTAATACTCCTCCTCACCGGTACAGAGATCTCGGCAACCGATATCGGCAATGTGGAGATCGTTGCCGATGAGATCGCGAGCATTCTCAAGATGCAGCGCCTTGACCGGGAGAGGAACGAGTACATCAATACGCTCCTTGCCCTGAACCGGCTCTCGGGAATCCTGAATGAGGAACGGGACGAGGAAGCGCTCCTGTCGCAGGCCATCGAATCTGTTATGGACTCGCTCGGGTTCGAGATGGGATGCGTATACCTGAAAGATGAGAAGGACGATATGATCCCCCGGGTCCAGAAAAATATGCCGGAGAACCTGAGGAAGATGTGCGTTTCGGGAATTTTCGACACCCTCTTCGAGCGGGCATTTGCCGAAAAGACGGTTCTTTACCTGACACCGGATCTTCCGGAATATGCCGGGCTTGATCCGGCTATCCGGAAGAGCAGTGTCCGCACCCTCATCATCATCCCCATCCGGATCGGGGATTCCGTGGAGGGGCTCCTGAACATGGGGAGCCGGGCGGAGAAGCAGTATCTCCCGGTCAGCCTTGAGAATATCGCATCGCTCGGCCTCCAGCTGGGTACAGCCCTGGAGCGATCCCGGCTTGCACGGGCCCTCGAGAGCCGGAAAGGAAAAAAAATTCCCGGCTCGCGGTGA